A genomic segment from Peribacillus sp. ACCC06369 encodes:
- a CDS encoding sugar transferase: MDFIISFFMLILTAPILFLFCILIPIDSTGSPFYYQQRLGLDGKPFNMIKLRSMGIDAEKNGPTWASDNDSRVTRIGAFIRKTRIDEIPQLINVLKGDMSLIGPRPEREYFYKEFEKFLPGFKNRLYVKPGITGWAQVNGGYDLTPKEKLDFDLYYIQHRSYAMEIKILFRTLTIVFTGNGAR, encoded by the coding sequence ATGGATTTTATCATCTCTTTTTTTATGCTGATACTTACAGCACCTATTTTATTTTTATTTTGCATTCTTATCCCTATTGATTCAACTGGCTCCCCTTTTTATTATCAACAAAGACTGGGATTGGATGGAAAGCCTTTCAATATGATTAAACTGCGTTCCATGGGCATCGATGCCGAAAAAAATGGACCGACGTGGGCAAGTGATAATGATTCTAGGGTTACAAGAATAGGAGCCTTTATACGAAAAACACGCATTGATGAAATCCCTCAGCTAATAAATGTTTTAAAGGGTGATATGTCACTCATCGGTCCAAGACCTGAAAGAGAATATTTCTATAAAGAATTCGAAAAGTTTTTGCCTGGCTTTAAAAACCGTTTATATGTAAAACCAGGAATAACAGGATGGGCACAAGTAAATGGGGGGTATGATTTAACGCCAAAAGAAAAGCTGGATTTTGACCTCTATTATATTCAACACCGCTCATATGCTATGGAAATCAAGATTTTGTTCCGAACATTGACCATAGTCTTTACTGGTAATGGAGCTAGATAA
- a CDS encoding Wzz/FepE/Etk N-terminal domain-containing protein, with protein MNEKLKIKDFIRILKKRIFIIILSTLCITGFIIFSSMYLMKPTYQYSTQVLAGSLSMDEKEASINKVQENRQLALSYMDIIKSPQIMIGVKEELNLKASSYDLLKQVSITNRDNSQIITITVKDSNPESAKDIAQTVARHSISNFKDLTNVKQISILNDNKMGQAELLFPKPKFIIAISIVIGFFAGIGLALLREHFDDSTYSDRELELLGIPLLGRLDLNTKRLNRKRKITYKTLPSTKRGEYSEY; from the coding sequence ATGAATGAAAAGTTAAAAATAAAAGATTTTATACGAATCTTAAAGAAGCGAATATTTATCATTATTCTTTCTACACTTTGTATTACTGGTTTCATTATTTTTTCGTCCATGTACCTTATGAAACCAACTTATCAGTATTCCACTCAAGTTCTGGCAGGATCTTTAAGCATGGATGAAAAGGAAGCTTCCATAAACAAAGTTCAAGAAAACAGACAGCTTGCCCTTTCATATATGGACATCATTAAAAGTCCGCAGATCATGATAGGGGTTAAAGAGGAATTGAACCTTAAGGCTTCAAGCTATGACTTACTTAAGCAAGTTTCCATTACAAATAGAGATAATTCCCAAATCATCACGATTACCGTCAAGGATTCGAATCCTGAATCTGCTAAGGACATTGCCCAGACAGTCGCGAGGCATTCGATATCTAATTTTAAAGACCTTACAAACGTTAAACAGATTAGTATTCTCAATGATAATAAAATGGGACAAGCAGAACTTCTTTTCCCAAAACCGAAATTCATCATAGCCATTTCAATCGTAATAGGCTTTTTCGCTGGAATAGGCTTAGCACTTCTTAGAGAACATTTTGATGATTCGACCTACTCCGATAGAGAGCTTGAACTTCTTGGAATTCCATTATTAGGAAGGCTGGATTTGAATACCAAAAGATTAAACAGAAAACGTAAAATAACTTATAAAACCTTACCTTCCACAAAACGGGGTGAATATAGTGAGTATTAA
- a CDS encoding oligosaccharide flippase family protein, protein MNTKKNSIIKNIVHLFYSTILSNVLNAATLILLANYFNSKNYGIFSIALALAMVMNFFTDLGTSNTFLREGTKKENLGRTFSSYIKIRLVCSLLTFFVFFAGIRILYQEQQILYMIYSLMIPMVIGLAMQSIGITYFQLIERMQFIASIKICSSFALILSTTVSMGLKVDVHLAAFLYGFSYLAGGFYSLYLLLKKAKIKWKSPFEKKLLTNLSPFLISGLFIMLTPQLGPLVLEKTLPLALVGLFAVAYRIPSALYQIPGVIAGAFFPLLFKRYNQGELAEHTRLNILQMKIMSYIGMCMTITLFYLATYLVTILFGAEWGSAVQPLKILAFIIVLQGFNIAIADGLTTRGLQNRRTIVQFITITVGLVSFYFLSVNYAVAGSAFAVLTMEIVSFIGYVAANPEKRMVFFKVILPYGTFFSISFILMHNLLSKYPFIAMISSIIFVTALIMLLDKSIKQLIVGFIKKKNETKHLQDGRQKENGKIAN, encoded by the coding sequence GTGAATACAAAGAAGAACTCTATTATAAAAAACATTGTCCATTTATTTTACAGCACAATTCTTTCCAATGTTCTAAATGCGGCCACCCTCATTTTATTAGCTAATTATTTTAACTCAAAAAACTATGGGATTTTTAGTATAGCACTAGCTCTTGCCATGGTCATGAACTTTTTTACGGACCTTGGGACAAGTAATACTTTTCTAAGGGAAGGAACGAAGAAGGAAAACTTAGGGAGAACGTTTTCTTCTTATATAAAGATTCGGCTTGTTTGCTCCCTTTTAACCTTTTTTGTTTTCTTTGCCGGTATACGTATTCTTTATCAAGAACAACAAATTCTTTATATGATATATAGCCTAATGATCCCGATGGTCATTGGCCTGGCGATGCAAAGTATTGGGATCACCTATTTTCAATTAATTGAAAGGATGCAATTCATTGCATCGATAAAAATCTGCTCTTCTTTTGCTTTAATACTTTCAACCACAGTGAGTATGGGCTTAAAAGTGGATGTGCATCTAGCAGCCTTTTTATATGGATTTTCTTATTTAGCAGGTGGATTTTACAGCCTTTATTTACTGCTGAAAAAAGCGAAAATAAAATGGAAATCTCCTTTTGAAAAAAAATTATTAACTAATCTTAGTCCGTTTTTAATAAGTGGGTTATTTATTATGCTAACCCCTCAATTGGGCCCATTAGTGCTAGAAAAAACACTGCCTTTAGCGCTGGTCGGTCTCTTTGCAGTAGCCTATCGGATTCCTTCTGCTTTATACCAAATACCTGGGGTAATTGCAGGCGCTTTTTTTCCGCTTTTATTTAAGCGATACAACCAAGGTGAGCTTGCAGAACACACAAGATTGAATATCCTGCAAATGAAAATCATGTCCTATATCGGTATGTGCATGACTATAACCTTATTCTACTTGGCTACTTATCTCGTCACCATTTTATTCGGAGCCGAGTGGGGATCTGCGGTTCAGCCTTTAAAAATATTGGCCTTTATAATCGTTCTGCAAGGCTTTAACATTGCCATTGCTGACGGTCTCACGACAAGGGGATTACAGAACCGGCGTACAATTGTCCAGTTTATAACCATCACCGTTGGTTTGGTTTCCTTTTATTTTTTGAGCGTCAACTATGCAGTAGCTGGTTCAGCTTTTGCCGTGCTAACCATGGAAATCGTCTCATTCATTGGCTATGTCGCTGCCAACCCAGAAAAAAGAATGGTTTTCTTCAAGGTGATCCTTCCGTATGGTACCTTCTTTTCTATTAGTTTCATCCTGATGCACAACTTATTATCCAAGTATCCTTTTATAGCGATGATTTCTAGCATCATTTTTGTCACTGCTCTAATTATGCTGCTCGATAAGAGCATTAAGCAACTAATCGTTGGCTTCATAAAAAAGAAAAATGAAACCAAACATTTACAAGATGGGAGACAAAAAGAGAATGGAAAGATTGCTAATTAA
- a CDS encoding CpsD/CapB family tyrosine-protein kinase: MSIKFSRKQSFYLNEINKEQFYSICNNIESNLHKDNLILMITSISHSQNIANATAYLALAFSEQRKRVLVVDANLRQPSLHQVFNIDNSFGLTNLLLNEKPNFNEHAIHIKGHLFCIPTSEVIYEPATLLTLETLPTLIEEWKKNFDLILFHTSDSLNKPDANIVAKYCDGIILAIQEGRDKLEKISGVKMQFERANLEISGSMIIS, encoded by the coding sequence GTGAGTATTAAATTTTCAAGGAAACAATCCTTTTACCTAAATGAAATCAATAAAGAGCAATTTTATTCGATATGTAACAATATCGAGTCCAACCTTCATAAAGACAATTTAATATTAATGATTACATCCATATCACATTCACAGAATATTGCCAATGCTACCGCGTACTTAGCACTTGCCTTTTCTGAGCAGCGTAAACGAGTGCTGGTTGTGGATGCTAATCTGCGTCAACCTTCGCTTCATCAGGTGTTTAATATCGATAATTCATTCGGTTTGACCAATTTGCTTTTAAATGAGAAGCCCAATTTTAACGAACATGCTATACATATAAAGGGTCATCTATTCTGTATACCTACAAGCGAAGTCATTTATGAACCTGCAACATTATTAACATTAGAGACCCTTCCCACTCTGATTGAAGAGTGGAAAAAGAATTTTGACCTCATTTTATTTCATACATCGGACAGTTTAAATAAACCTGATGCAAATATCGTTGCTAAATATTGTGATGGCATAATTTTAGCGATACAAGAAGGAAGAGATAAGTTAGAGAAAATATCAGGTGTGAAAATGCAATTTGAACGGGCAAATCTTGAAATTTCTGGATCAATGATCATTTCTTAA
- a CDS encoding NAD-dependent epimerase/dehydratase family protein — protein MNKVLVTGGFGFIGSHIVDILIRNNYEVAIYDNLSTGSIGNVHAKVTPFFGNVEDEVLLEKAMETFRPDYVIHQAAQVSVQQSISDITNDARINIMGTINIAKLSHKYAVKKIVFASSAAVYGNADVMPITLSHLTSPLSPYGASKKTAEDYLKLAKELYDLNYVNLRYSNVYGPRQTASGEGGVISIFTNLVINNERPVIYGDGTQTRDFIYVKDVADANLKALESEGSGTFNVSSTTSTSIKQLFSIIQSFGSHDLAPIYQPAKNGDIKESLLCNKTTIQKLGWHPVHSLESGLASTYEYYLNQNQPSLTTKTLHSPAPILKPTTLSS, from the coding sequence ATGAATAAAGTACTAGTAACTGGGGGCTTTGGCTTTATTGGCTCTCATATTGTCGATATATTAATCCGTAATAATTATGAAGTGGCTATATATGATAACCTATCTACCGGATCTATCGGGAATGTCCATGCAAAAGTCACTCCCTTCTTTGGAAATGTTGAAGATGAGGTCTTACTTGAAAAAGCGATGGAGACATTTAGGCCTGACTATGTCATTCATCAAGCTGCACAAGTTAGCGTACAACAATCAATTTCGGATATTACGAATGATGCACGGATCAATATCATGGGAACTATAAACATCGCTAAACTCTCTCACAAGTATGCCGTAAAAAAGATCGTGTTTGCCTCATCAGCGGCTGTATATGGAAATGCTGATGTTATGCCAATTACCCTATCACATCTTACTTCTCCATTATCACCATATGGTGCATCTAAAAAAACGGCAGAGGATTATCTAAAGCTTGCTAAAGAATTATACGACTTAAATTATGTGAACCTTCGATACAGTAATGTCTATGGACCAAGACAGACAGCAAGCGGTGAAGGCGGTGTTATATCTATCTTCACTAATCTAGTCATTAATAATGAGCGGCCCGTTATTTATGGGGACGGCACGCAAACGAGAGATTTCATCTATGTAAAGGATGTAGCTGATGCCAATCTGAAAGCGTTGGAATCTGAAGGAAGCGGCACCTTCAATGTCTCATCAACCACTAGTACAAGCATCAAACAATTATTCTCGATTATTCAATCCTTTGGCAGCCATGATTTAGCTCCTATTTATCAGCCAGCCAAAAATGGGGATATCAAAGAAAGCTTACTCTGTAATAAAACGACCATTCAAAAATTGGGTTGGCACCCCGTTCATTCACTTGAAAGCGGTCTTGCTAGCACATATGAATATTATTTAAATCAAAATCAGCCTTCTTTAACCACCAAGACACTTCATTCACCTGCACCAATACTCAAGCCAACGACTTTATCGTCATAA